The following coding sequences lie in one Musa acuminata AAA Group cultivar baxijiao chromosome BXJ1-8, Cavendish_Baxijiao_AAA, whole genome shotgun sequence genomic window:
- the LOC103993278 gene encoding protein NRT1/ PTR FAMILY 6.3 encodes MAGLPETGREGETLSDAWDFKGRPAVKSQTGGWTCASMILGVELCERLTTLGIAVNLVTYLTATMHLGSAASANAVTNFLGTSFMLCLLGGFVADTFLGRYLTIAIFTAVQASGVTILTISTAAPGLRPPACADPLTGGCVRANGTQMGVLYLGLYLTALGTGGLKSSVSGFGSDQFDEGDGAEKKQMLRFFSWFFFFISIGSLMAVTVLVYIQDNLGRRWGYGICAVAIVLGLAVFLSGTSRYRFKRLVGSPLTQIAAVVTGAWRKRALDLPADPSMLHDVDAAGGDCTPGEKSGKKKKKQKLPHTKEFRFLDRAAVVEGGAAVEQSKWRLSTLTDVEEVKQVIRMLPTWATTIMFWTVYAQMTTFSVSQATTMERRIGSSFEIPAGSLTVFFVGSILLTVPAYDRLVVPAARRLTGNPHGLTPLQRIAVGLALSILAMCAAALTERKRLAAAVVPLSVFWLIPQFFLVGAGEAFTYIGQLDFFLRECPKGMKTMSTGLFLSTLSLGFFLSSALVTIVHRVTGESGKGAWLPDDLNKGKLYDFYWLLAALSVVNLVVFVVAARGYVYKEKRTADDGTHVVGLEDEVCCHA; translated from the exons GCCCCGCTGTCAAGTCACAGACCGGCGGCTGGACTTGCGCCTCCATGATCTTAG GGGTGGAGCTGTGCGAGAGGCTGACGACACTGGGCATCGCGGTGAACCTGGTGACGTACCTGACCGCCACCATGCACCTCGGCAGTGCCGCCTCCGCCAacgctgtcaccaacttcctgggAACTTCCTTCATGCTCTGCCTCCTCGGCGGCTTTGTCGCCGACACCTTCCTCGGCCG ATACCTCACCATCGCCATCTTCACTGCCGTTCAAGCCTCT GGGGTAACTATCTTGACCATATCGACGGCTGCGCCGGGTCTGAGGCCGCCGGCGTGCGCTGATCCGTTGACCGGCGGTTGCGTGCGGGCGAACGGGACGCAAATGGGCGTGCTGTATCTGGGACTCTACCTGACGGCGCTCGGGACGGGCGGGCTCAAGTCGAGCGTGTCCGGCTTCGGGTCGGACCAGTTCGACGAAGGCGACGGAGCCGAGAAGAAGCAGATGCTGCGGTTCTTCAGCTGGTTCTTCTTCTTCATAAGCATCGGATCGCTGATGGCCGTGACCGTGCTGGTCTACATCCAGGACAACCTCGGCCGACGGTGGGGCTACGGCATCTGCGCCGTGGCAATCGTCCTCGGCCTGGCCGTGTTCTTGTCCGGCACCAGCAGGTACCGGTTTAAGAGGCTGGTGGGGAGCCCGCTAACCCAGATCGCCGCCGTCGTCACCGGCGCGTGGAGGAAGAGGGCCCTCGACTTGCCTGCGGACCCTTCCATGCTCCACGACGTCGACGCCGCCGGAGGAGATTGCACCCCCGGCGAGAAGAgcggcaagaagaagaagaagcagaagctgCCTCACACCAAAGAGTTCCG CTTCTTGGACCGGGCGGCCGTCGTGGAAGGAGGCGCCGCTGTGGAGCAAAGCAAGTGGCGGCTCTCCACCTTGACGGACGTGGAGGAGGTGAAGCAAGTGATCCGGATGCTCCCCACCTGGGCCACCACCATCATGTTCTGGACCGTCTACGCCCAGATGACCACCTTCTCTGTGTCGCAGGCCACTACCATGGAGCGCCGCATCGGCTCCTCCTTCGAGATACCCGCTGGCTCCCTCACCGTCTTCTTCGTTGGCTCCATCCTCCTCACCGTCCCTGCATACGACCGCCTCGTCGTCCCCGCCGCCCGCCGCCTCACTGGGAACCCCCACGGCCTCACTCCCCTGCAGCGCATCGCTGTCGGCCTCGCCCTCTCCATCCTCGCCATGTGCGCCGCCGCGCTCACCGAGCGCAAGCGCCTCGCCGCCGCCGTGGTGCCCCTCAGCGTCTTCTGGCTCATCCCCCAGTTCTTCCTGGTGGGGGCGGGCGAGGCGTTCACATACATCGGACAGCTGGACTTCTTCCTGAGGGAGTGCCCCAAGGGGATGAAGACCATGAGCACCGGGCTGTTCCTCAGCACGCTCTCGCTCGGCTTCTTCCTGAGCTCGGCGCTTGTCACCATCGTCCACCGGGTGACAGGGGAGAGCGGCAAGGGAGCGTGGCTGCCGGACGACCTCAACAAAGGGAAACTCTATGACTTCTACTGGCTCCTGGCGGCGCTCAGCGTGGTGAACCTGGTGGTCTTCGTGGTTGCCGCGAGGGGCTACGTCTACAAGGAGAAGAGGACGGCGGACGACGGCACCCACGTGGTGGGGCTGGAGGACGAGGTCTGCTGCCATGCATGA